TGACGTGCGCGAGATCGTGCTTACGGATCTCGAACTCGACGAGGAAAACGAAAACACACTGATGTTGGTGAACGCCGTTCAGACGGCACTCGTCTGTGTGTTTTATGCCGCAGAAGAGTACGTCGTCGACACCGACACCGAAACGGACGTCGAACAGTGTATTCATGCCGCGCGCGACGCGGAAGCCCAAGAGGAGTTCGAAACAGCACTTGGGTACTGCGCACAAGCGGGGGCGGCCATCATCGCCGGAAAGGAACTACCGGCTGACGCCGGTGAAGAGATCGAGTACGGACCCGTGGCTGATTGGATCACTGGCCTGCGAAGCCTCCAAGGCGCAATGGCCGATCCCGAAGTGGTCGAGCCTGAAGACAGCTGAAACGAAACCACAGTCATAGCCCGACGGTCCGAATCACGGTTGTTCCTGGGTTTCAGGAACGGAATCACGACGACCAGTACAGCCATTGAACGCTCTACATCGAACCGGTCGACGCCCTCGATTCGGACGATTTCTACAGAAGCCACGAGGACAAGAGCGTCCAAATCACCCCACACGAGAAATCGAGACTGTCGTGGCGTCGAAATCCGGTGTACTCCGTTCCACCAAGAAACGGCGACCGTTACCGCTTGTCCAAACTCGCTCGGATCTCTTGGACGGATTCGGTTACGTCCCGTTGTGTGACGTTTTTCGGACCGCTTCCGGTTTTCGCGCGTTGCATCGCCTTCCGGGCGGACAGTTCGGCAGCGTGTTCGATGTCACTAGCGACGAACCCCTCGGTCATAGCACCGACATCATCCAGTGAAAGCCCATCAGTTGGCGCTGAAAGGGACGCATCAAACAGCGCAATTCTGGTGTCTGTATCCGGCGGAGGGACCTCGATCAGCTCGCTGAATCGACCCGTTCGCAACATCGCCGGATCGATATCGTCCACCTTATTGGTTGCACCGATCACCACGACGTCTTCATCGTCGTCGTTGAGTTGTGAGAGCTCAGCAAGGAACTGATTGACCATCTGGCGTTCACTTTTGACTTGGTGTACGTTCCGGTCTGTGGCTAGGGCGTCGATCTCGTCGATGAACACGAGACACGGCTGATTCTGCCGGGCCTCCTCGAACATCGCTCCGACGTTTTGTGCACCTTCACCGATCCATTTGCTGACGAGATCGCTCGCTTTAATGCTGATGAACGAACAGTCGAGTTCACCAGCAAGACATTTCGAAACGTACGTCTTCCCGGTTCCGGGTGGACCGTGCAGAAGTACACCGTTTTCAACGCCCAGACCGTACTCCTCGTGAAATTCCGGCTGTGTGAGGGGATCGATGATGGTTCGTCGAAGCTGGTCTTTCAGTTCATCCGCGCCAACCACGTCCGAAAAGTCCATCGCTGGGGAACGTTGGACGTACGACCCCGTCATTCCCTGTTGGGACGTGATCTCGTCGATAGCACTGAACAGATCTGATTCGGTGACAACACTCTCACGTCCCGTTTCCTGCTCTCTGGTCGCCGCTTTGACGCTGGCTCGCCGCGCGACCTCGACCATATCCGACGCCACGAGACCGTCCGTGTTGCGTTTGAACTGGTCGAGATCGATCGCGTCGATGGGGGCACTCATGTGCTGGTTGAAAATAGCGATGCGAGCCTCAGCGTCGGGCGGGGGAACGTGGATCTTGGAGTCGAATCGACCCGTTCGAAGCATCGCATCATCCATGCTCTCTGGGGCGTTCGTCGCGCCGATCACGACGATGTCATCCTCGCTACCGAGGGTCGAGAGTTCACTGAGCAGTTGGGAAATCAGTTTCGTGTCCTCTGGACGCTGATGTATCCCCGATCGATCGGAGGCGATCGCGTCGATCTCGTCGATGAACACGAGACACGGCTGATTCTGCCGGGCCTCCTCGAACAGCTGTGCCATCACATTTCCTCGTTGACGATCGATACTTCCCCCATCGATGCTGATGTACTGACAGCCAATCTCACCGGCGAGACATTTCGAGATATGAGTTTTCCCGGTTCCGGGCGGCCCATGAAAGAGCACACCGTTATCCGCTGCCACACCGTACTTTTCGAACACGTTATTGCCTGAAAACGGTTCGATGATCTGTCGTCGCAACGTTTCTTTGAGCGATTCCATCCCGGCTACGTCGTCGAAATCCAAATCGGGAGAGTTGTCGACGAGTTCCGTTTGTGAGGTGGACCGTCCGGTGGCCACGCCAGCAAAGAGTTGATTAGCGGCGTGTGGATCACCGTTCGACATCGCCTGTGCTACAGCAACCGCCTCCGAAACGACCGGACTGGGATCGTCAGAGAGTTCGTTGAGATCGGGAGGGATCGAGCCGGGGAAGTGTCCGAACGCGACGCACGCCGCCCCACGAACCTCCGGATCCTCGTCGGAGCACAGTTCGGAAAGTGGCTCTCTGAACTGGTCAGCGCGATCAGGGAACGCTGCAACGAGATTGCCAGCCGCAAGCGCAGTATGAGTTTGGACCGACGAATCGGAGCTGGTGAGTGCGTTCTGTACGGCGTCTGCGTGTTCAATCACGGCATCAGGATAGTCCCGCGCGAAGAATTTCAACGCCACAGCTGCGTTGGCACGAACGTTACCCACTGAATCACCGAGCCGACGAACGAGCCGCGCAACGATCTCTTCAGCGTCTTTCGAAGACTGCTTTACGACCTTGCCCGGGGCACCGCGACAACTGTGGGCGATCACTGAAGCGGCAACGGTTCGTACCTGCTTGTCTCGCCGACCGAGTAATGAAATCGCTTCCGCACCCGCCTCCGGCGTCGAACGCTCCTGTAACTCCTGAGCGCGTTTTCGGAGTCGGCCATTCCATAACGTCCTCAGAACATAGAAATAAAATATGGCGGCTAGTATCACGATGACTACGATGAGTACTACGTTTTTAGCCGCGGTAGAAGGGGCGAGCTGATCGAAAAACGTGTCGAAAATCCTCTGAGCGATGATAATTACGATAAAGATCAATGCAAACCCAATTCCCAACCGTATCATCCTCTGATCGGTCCAGCGTACGCTCATCGTGACCTCCAAAGGACTGGCCGGAAGATAACGCTTCTCGAAAGAGGTGACGTGACACCCAGCGGTACAGAGGAAGAATTCATCGTTCTATCTTTCTTTGGGTACTGGTTAGTATTATTACCCATGGCGCATAAGGACTTCATTCATACGGTGGGCATCGATATCGATACGTCATAGAACCCACCATATATCGTAGTGAAATAAATACATTCAATAAATATAACTGCTCTCTCAATATCTTTTTTACCCTCTAACTTAGTGTGATACTTACTGTATGGGGCGGATTTCAGACCGTGTTCCTGAATCTGTATCATCGTCGTTCGGACAGGTAAGGGGTGGGTATCGCCGCGTAAGCTACGTGGTTTGGTGGATCTGGAACAAACTCGTACGGATCGTAACGCAGTCCGGTTGGGAGGATTTTCGCATATCGGCGATCGTAACGGTTGGACTTGTCGGTCCACTGTGGCTCATCCTCGTTGCGGCGTACGATTTCGGACTCATCGTGGTTGGACGGATACTCTGTACCAGTGGTTGGATGGGTCTCGGGATCGCCCCCATGATAGCGACCGTGTTACAGTTCACGACGATCGTCTTTTTCACCAAATTCCTCGTTCGGTCGATGATAAGGCTCAGCCGAGCGGGTAGTCAGACGCCGGATATCATGGGTCCGACGTTCTCGCTCGCTGGAGCACTCTTCCCAACCGTTATCACTAGCGTCCTCCAGATCGGACAAAGTACCATCGCGGTCTGTCTTTCCACCTGAGACCGTTCGGCCGTCGGAGATCCGTCCGTTCTCCGTATCGTTCGCGTTCGATCGAGATCGATCGCCAAAGGGGTAGTTCGGAACTTCCTATCAAAGTAGTACAGTTCGGGGACTGAGAATCAAATAACTATACAGGGATGAAGCGAGAAGACGTACACATCGTTCCATGACAATACGCTCGACACTAGTTGACACGATGCTAGTAGGTATGAAAGACGGTAATGAGACCAAGCGCAAGCTAACGATCGTTCTGTTGGCGATCGTTGGGGTGTCCATCCTGTTGCGGCGTCGGGGAAGTGACCAAACGAGCGAGACCGAAGAAGACGAACATGAACCAACGGACACAGAAACGGTTTCAGAGGAGAGCACCACTAGCGAACCGACGAGCATGACGGAATCGATAACCAGTAATCAACGAGAGCTCGACATGTTCGACATGCTCGCTATCTTCGCCGCCGCGATCACCGAAGCGAGAGACGAATACCACGAACGCACAGGACGCTGAAACCACCCCGGCTACCTGATGTTCGATCTTCTTCGATCAACGGCTCTTACAACTACCGAGTGACGGACCCAGCCGCTCAAACTGGCAAAAGCACTTTATCCACTCGACGACTACTGTGAGGTATGAATAAGCATTTCAAAGATGCGTGGTACTACCTCAAGCGAGCCAGCCATGAAAGTCGACTCGGCGTAATGGAAGCAGTTTCACCCCTCGAAAAGGACCTCCGTACCCGACTCGGGATCAAATCGATCGAGCCGGAGTCGAAACGGACTCGGAGTGAACGACTAAAAGCGGAGTTCGAAGCGTACCGAAGCCGAGCGAAACGAATGTACCACCGGGCACAGACCCGAATCTAAACCACTCCGGACCGCGGAGTCGAAAGGAATCCTTAAGTTACCGCGCTCGTTTCTACCGATTGTGGGTTGGTGATCTAGGCTGGTTATGATACCTCCTTCACACGGAGGAAGTCGGCGGTTCAAATCCGCCCCAACCCATGTTCTGGCGCGAACGAACGTGAGCGACTGTACTGTACTGGACTGGATTGGATTGGATCGGATTTGAATCAGGGAATGGAGCGTGCGGAACGACCGAGGTTCAAATTCACCCCGACCTATTGCTCCTGTAGATCGTTACCGACTAGCTGCAGGTCACTGTCATTTACACGCCGATTTTTGGATTCACGACTGGATTACAGCCAGTGACAACCAGAGTGGTTAAGACGTCCTGTCCAACGGCTCTCGCAGTTTCCACACGTCGTTGGCTGGTTCGAGGCGGTGTGGCTCGGCTCCTCGATCCGTGAGGATGCCCGCGTGATAGAGGATCGCTTTCAACTGAAAAACGGTCGGTGAATGGAAAACGTCGCCCTCTTTGAGCGCAGTAGAACGAAGGTCACCGTTCACATCGAGTACTCGACGACGAACGTCCTCCGTACCACGGAGAAACAGCTCCACAGTGAATGTTGGATATGTAATGTGTAACCACTCGACGAGATCCACGAGCGATGGCGTGGTGAACCCGTCGTCGTGCATCGTCTGGAGTTCCGTGACGAGAAGCTTCGTTGCCGGATATTCCCACACGACCCGTCTCGTCAACGATCCCCATTCGGGCGCACATTCACAGAACCGGCGTCTCGATCCGTTCCACGCCTCGAACGACGCCAGCGCAGCAGTGATAGATTCATACCGACGCAAAGCGAACCTGATCACCTCCTCACCGAGTGATGTGAGAACGACACCGCTGGGACGTTCCTCGATAAGACCGAGAAAGGCTGCACCCCTGCGAGCGCCTTCGACGGCGTCGATGACGTGCTTGGAGAAGACGGTGGCGGTGTCGTCAGGATGACACAGCGCGAGCGGATATCCAAGATAGTTTTTCGGATGATTCAGTCCGAAAGATTTGCCAGCAACGCCGTGAGCAGTCGCCTGAAACCGAATCGCATTCGCATCGCCGGACGTTCGGTTGCCGACGACACGGGGGACTTCAAGCGGTGTGACGGTCCCGTCAGAATCGACGCCGAGGACACCGACGTTGAGTTCTCGAGCGAGCGCCCGGTCGGTTTGGGAGACGGTCTCGGCGGGTGCTGTGACGTACGCGGCATTGGCTTGGTGAAGACGGTCGTACGCCTGGATAATCCCCCGTTCGACATCGGCCGTCTCAGCGTCGGTATCCCCTTTTGCCTCGACAGCGATCAGCGGCGGTCGCTCACCGAAACGCTCGACTGCAAGCAGTTCCGGCCCGGGCGAGCAGACGCCAACGAGATCCGGAAACCCCGATCCAAGTTCGACGTGGTTGAAAGGAGCCAACCGCTCACGAACGGGCGACGGAATCGGGCGACCGGAAAGCCACTCTTCTACCGCAAACTGCGTGTCGACGACGGCGTACGTGTTCGATGCCGCGAGATCGGAGAAAAGGTGGTCTTTGGTGTGGGCGAGGACCATCGGCTCCGAAAGTGGTGTTGCGCTTGCCATATGACCGTTCATCTGCTGGCCACCCAAGAACAGTTACGGTGCGGGACATCCGAACCGAAACCGTCGTCTGCATAGCCAAAACATTTACAGTCTTTTAGGCATACCTAAAGACTACGGCTCGGGGAGAGCCGAGCTGTACGCATCGGTCAAAAATGACAGTGGGCGAAAGTACTGTCGGTTCGTAGTTCTTTTCGCCGACAGTACATCTCTGTTCCTATCAGTATGTCGGTGATTCTTCAGTGATACCTTCGCGTTCGTTTACGACT
The sequence above is drawn from the Halocatena salina genome and encodes:
- a CDS encoding DUF2150 family protein, whose protein sequence is MSAPEGEYYTEERWQNWIDRLTSEEIDLEDEESGRLLQNFQDDTVIAIAKIVSDYDDEILDEETALSELTDVREIVLTDLELDEENENTLMLVNAVQTALVCVFYAAEEYVVDTDTETDVEQCIHAARDAEAQEEFETALGYCAQAGAAIIAGKELPADAGEEIEYGPVADWITGLRSLQGAMADPEVVEPEDS
- a CDS encoding AAA family ATPase; its protein translation is MSVRWTDQRMIRLGIGFALIFIVIIIAQRIFDTFFDQLAPSTAAKNVVLIVVIVILAAIFYFYVLRTLWNGRLRKRAQELQERSTPEAGAEAISLLGRRDKQVRTVAASVIAHSCRGAPGKVVKQSSKDAEEIVARLVRRLGDSVGNVRANAAVALKFFARDYPDAVIEHADAVQNALTSSDSSVQTHTALAAGNLVAAFPDRADQFREPLSELCSDEDPEVRGAACVAFGHFPGSIPPDLNELSDDPSPVVSEAVAVAQAMSNGDPHAANQLFAGVATGRSTSQTELVDNSPDLDFDDVAGMESLKETLRRQIIEPFSGNNVFEKYGVAADNGVLFHGPPGTGKTHISKCLAGEIGCQYISIDGGSIDRQRGNVMAQLFEEARQNQPCLVFIDEIDAIASDRSGIHQRPEDTKLISQLLSELSTLGSEDDIVVIGATNAPESMDDAMLRTGRFDSKIHVPPPDAEARIAIFNQHMSAPIDAIDLDQFKRNTDGLVASDMVEVARRASVKAATREQETGRESVVTESDLFSAIDEITSQQGMTGSYVQRSPAMDFSDVVGADELKDQLRRTIIDPLTQPEFHEEYGLGVENGVLLHGPPGTGKTYVSKCLAGELDCSFISIKASDLVSKWIGEGAQNVGAMFEEARQNQPCLVFIDEIDALATDRNVHQVKSERQMVNQFLAELSQLNDDDEDVVVIGATNKVDDIDPAMLRTGRFSELIEVPPPDTDTRIALFDASLSAPTDGLSLDDVGAMTEGFVASDIEHAAELSARKAMQRAKTGSGPKNVTQRDVTESVQEIRASLDKR